One genomic window of Campylobacter fetus subsp. fetus includes the following:
- the tsaD gene encoding tRNA (adenosine(37)-N6)-threonylcarbamoyltransferase complex transferase subunit TsaD: MILGIESSCDDSSIALMDIDNFELKKYKKITQENEHSKFGGVVPELAARLHTAAIPNLIEDVKEFFTSIKAVAVTNEPGLSVSLISGVSAARALSLALGIPLIGVNHLIGHIYSLFLDKNVVLPLGVLLVSGGHTMVLNIDESGYIKLIATTSDDSFGESFDKVAKMMDLGYPGGAIIEKLALSGDKNRFNFTVPLKHDKRLEYSFSGLKNQVRTQISKFESLSLQDKSDIASSFQYTAISHITDKLEKIFSEYKFKNFGAIGGGSANQVLRSNLEQICEKFGSNLMFAPLKFCSDNAAMIARAGVCKYKNKCFTKPLDMSINPRCKLDGANLYF, encoded by the coding sequence ATGATCTTAGGTATAGAAAGCAGTTGCGATGATAGCTCCATAGCTCTTATGGATATAGATAACTTTGAGTTAAAAAAATATAAAAAAATTACTCAAGAAAACGAGCATTCTAAATTCGGAGGCGTAGTTCCAGAACTTGCCGCTAGGCTTCATACCGCCGCTATTCCAAATTTAATAGAAGATGTAAAGGAATTTTTTACATCCATAAAAGCCGTTGCTGTTACAAACGAGCCTGGACTTAGCGTGAGTTTGATAAGCGGCGTGAGTGCGGCAAGAGCTTTAAGCTTGGCTTTAGGTATTCCGTTAATAGGAGTAAATCATCTCATAGGTCATATCTACTCTCTGTTTTTAGATAAAAATGTTGTTTTGCCCCTTGGTGTACTTTTGGTGAGCGGTGGACATACTATGGTTTTAAATATCGATGAAAGCGGTTACATAAAGTTGATAGCCACAACTAGCGACGATAGTTTCGGAGAGAGTTTTGATAAAGTAGCTAAAATGATGGATTTAGGATATCCGGGCGGAGCCATTATAGAAAAATTAGCTTTGAGCGGAGATAAGAATCGATTTAATTTTACGGTTCCATTAAAACATGATAAAAGGTTGGAATACAGTTTTTCGGGGCTTAAAAATCAAGTTAGAACGCAGATCTCTAAATTTGAGAGTTTGAGTCTTCAAGACAAAAGCGATATAGCTTCAAGTTTTCAGTATACTGCTATTTCTCACATAACAGATAAGTTAGAAAAGATTTTTAGTGAGTATAAATTTAAAAACTTCGGTGCTATAGGCGGAGGAAGTGCAAATCAAGTTTTGAGGTCAAATTTGGAGCAAATTTGCGAGAAATTCGGCTCAAATTTAATGTTTGCTCCGCTTAAGTTTTGTAGTGATAATGCTGCTATGATAGCACGCGCAGGAGTTTGTAAATATAAAAATAAATGCTTCACAAAGCCTCTTGATATGTCGATAAATCCAAGATGTAAGCTTGATGGCGCAAATCTTTATTTTTAA
- a CDS encoding M99 family carboxypeptidase catalytic domain-containing protein → MYRLISFIVALGFLNALLAEDLEYSFIKKGYDDNNTVLVIGGIQGDEPGGFLAASLLATDYNITKGSVWVVPNLNFASIIKRDRGIYGDMNRKFDYISSNDPDLKSVQGIKDLIVDQNVSLILNLHDGSGFYRPTYINDMENPRRWGNSSIIDQVSLDGVPYGNLEEIASRVVSKINEKALKDQHKYYIRNTQTAKGDKEMLKSLTYFAIKKGKAAFANETSKSLPSHERAYYHLLAIEEYLKVAGIEFERNFDLTPRGVKNAIEKEIEIVLFDNKFFLSLDHPRARIGYVPIPKNIALEYNASNPLTALVKDKDGYSVHYGNRVLTKLVPEYFKYSSSINKVGVEIDGNETREISLGSKINVENSVKIIKQDGIRVNFIGYGSQPIDESSISIHKKNIKRNYSIDKKGKTFRVELYEQKDGEQDKFIGMFLVEFASLEAFTFVDVAGL, encoded by the coding sequence ATGTACAGATTAATTAGTTTTATTGTGGCGTTGGGCTTTTTAAATGCTCTTTTAGCAGAGGATCTTGAGTATTCTTTTATCAAAAAAGGTTATGACGATAACAATACGGTTCTTGTCATAGGCGGTATACAAGGCGATGAGCCGGGAGGTTTTTTGGCAGCTAGTTTGTTGGCTACTGATTATAATATTACAAAAGGTTCGGTTTGGGTAGTTCCGAATTTGAATTTCGCTAGTATTATAAAAAGAGATCGTGGAATTTATGGAGATATGAATAGAAAATTTGATTATATAAGCAGTAATGATCCTGATTTAAAAAGTGTACAAGGCATAAAAGATTTAATAGTAGATCAAAACGTCTCTTTGATACTAAATTTACACGATGGAAGCGGATTTTATAGACCAACATATATAAACGATATGGAAAATCCAAGAAGATGGGGCAATAGCTCTATTATAGATCAAGTTAGTTTAGACGGCGTACCATACGGGAATTTAGAAGAGATCGCCTCTAGAGTTGTATCTAAAATCAATGAAAAAGCTCTTAAAGATCAGCATAAATATTATATTAGAAATACGCAAACTGCAAAAGGCGATAAAGAGATGCTAAAATCTCTCACTTACTTTGCCATTAAAAAAGGTAAAGCCGCATTTGCAAACGAAACTAGCAAATCTTTGCCTAGCCATGAGAGAGCCTATTATCATCTTTTGGCTATAGAAGAGTATTTAAAAGTCGCCGGAATCGAGTTTGAGAGAAATTTTGATCTTACTCCAAGAGGGGTTAAAAACGCTATAGAAAAGGAGATCGAGATAGTTTTATTTGATAATAAATTTTTCTTAAGTTTAGATCATCCAAGAGCTAGAATAGGCTACGTTCCTATACCTAAAAATATCGCGCTTGAGTACAACGCGAGCAATCCTCTAACTGCTCTTGTCAAAGATAAAGATGGCTATAGCGTGCATTATGGAAATAGAGTTTTAACAAAATTAGTACCCGAGTATTTTAAGTATTCAAGCAGTATAAATAAAGTTGGAGTCGAGATAGACGGCAATGAGACTAGAGAGATAAGTTTAGGCTCAAAAATAAATGTAGAAAATAGTGTAAAAATCATCAAACAAGATGGAATTAGAGTAAATTTTATAGGATACGGAAGTCAACCTATAGATGAGTCAAGTATTTCTATACATAAAAAAAATATCAAAAGAAACTATTCTATAGATAAAAAAGGAAAAACTTTTAGAGTTGAGTTATATGAGCAAAAAGACGGCGAGCAAGATAAATTTATAGGTATGTTTTTAGTAGAATTCGCGTCTTTAGAGGCTTTTACATTTGTAGATGTGGCCGGACTATGA
- a CDS encoding phosphatidate cytidylyltransferase, which produces MKNRIITGLVLFAVFLVVALLDIFWLNFLIFGLILAVAFLESLKLFKIEYKSLVFIVLAFFSILPFLTGINDIFKVILLNLIAVASVLAYTKSENLKFILPFLYPSVPIFMMFALYQNYGIACLFWLIFTIVISDSGAYFTGKAFGKHNFSASSPNKTIEGVIGGVILGSVLGAVFAFVFVDVEYSVAIFCSVLMSVLGVFGDLFESYLKRRVDLKDSGTVLGEHGGVLDRIDGYLFGVVAMFLVLA; this is translated from the coding sequence GTGAAAAATCGCATCATAACTGGTTTAGTGCTATTTGCAGTTTTTTTAGTTGTTGCGCTGCTTGATATATTTTGGCTAAATTTTTTGATATTTGGTCTTATTTTAGCCGTAGCTTTTTTGGAGAGTTTGAAACTATTTAAGATAGAGTACAAAAGTCTTGTTTTTATAGTTTTGGCATTTTTTTCGATACTTCCGTTTTTAACCGGAATAAATGATATATTTAAAGTTATTTTATTAAATTTAATAGCCGTTGCTTCGGTTTTGGCATATACAAAATCTGAAAATTTAAAGTTTATACTACCTTTTTTATATCCTAGCGTTCCTATATTTATGATGTTTGCTTTATATCAAAATTATGGAATTGCCTGCTTATTTTGGTTGATTTTCACTATCGTGATAAGCGATAGCGGAGCGTATTTCACCGGAAAAGCATTCGGTAAGCACAATTTTTCTGCTTCAAGTCCAAATAAAACTATAGAAGGCGTTATAGGCGGAGTTATTTTAGGAAGCGTTTTGGGGGCTGTTTTTGCATTTGTATTTGTAGATGTTGAGTATAGCGTTGCCATTTTTTGTTCGGTGTTAATGAGTGTACTTGGAGTTTTTGGAGATTTATTTGAGAGTTACTTAAAAAGGCGCGTAGATCTCAAAGATAGCGGCACTGTTTTAGGCGAACACGGAGGCGTTTTAGATAGAATAGACGGATATCTTTTTGGTGTAGTTGCTATGTTTTTGGTACTTGCATGA
- a CDS encoding DNA-3-methyladenine glycosylase I: protein MLMKERCGWVGDSQIYIDYHDYEWGRPVHDDKKLFEMLTLETMQAGLSWITVLKKREAYRQAFCGFDPTKIALFDKNKIDELMQNQGIIRNRLKLESAVNNSLIFLEIQKTRGSFDEMIWEYVDYKPVVGRWKKISDLPVSTPLSDKISKDLKKLGFKFVGSTTIYSFMQAIGMMNDHLTSCFAYEEICKIKDNKNQKNLDGFVKDRNEK from the coding sequence ATGTTGATGAAAGAGCGTTGCGGTTGGGTAGGAGATAGCCAAATATATATCGATTACCACGATTATGAGTGGGGGCGACCGGTTCATGATGACAAAAAATTATTTGAAATGCTGACTTTAGAAACCATGCAAGCAGGACTTTCTTGGATCACGGTTTTAAAAAAAAGAGAAGCATATAGACAAGCTTTTTGTGGCTTTGATCCAACTAAAATAGCACTTTTTGATAAAAATAAAATTGATGAGCTAATGCAAAATCAAGGGATTATCAGAAATAGATTAAAACTTGAATCGGCCGTTAATAACTCTTTGATTTTTCTTGAAATTCAAAAAACCAGAGGAAGCTTTGATGAAATGATATGGGAATACGTTGATTATAAACCTGTTGTCGGACGATGGAAAAAAATCTCAGATTTACCGGTCTCAACTCCGCTTTCTGATAAGATAAGTAAAGATTTAAAAAAATTAGGATTTAAATTTGTAGGATCAACTACGATTTATTCATTTATGCAAGCTATAGGTATGATGAACGATCATTTAACGAGCTGCTTTGCGTACGAAGAAATTTGTAAAATAAAAGATAATAAAAATCAAAAGAATTTAGATGGTTTTGTAAAGGATCGAAATGAAAAATAG
- the fliQ gene encoding flagellar biosynthesis protein FliQ: MQGDLIGLGVETFKLALLISLPMLLAGLIAGLIISIFQATTQINEMTLSFVPKIILVVVIIIFLMPWMMNQMIEFTARILNMIPTFIQ, from the coding sequence ATGCAAGGTGATCTTATAGGACTTGGAGTAGAAACGTTTAAACTAGCTTTGCTTATAAGTTTGCCGATGCTGCTTGCTGGGCTTATCGCAGGACTTATAATAAGCATTTTTCAAGCTACTACTCAAATAAACGAGATGACTCTTAGCTTCGTACCAAAAATCATTTTAGTTGTCGTTATAATCATATTTTTAATGCCGTGGATGATGAATCAGATGATAGAATTTACTGCTAGAATACTAAATATGATACCGACTTTTATCCAATGA
- a CDS encoding M15 family metallopeptidase — protein MDRRKFIKNSLGLLGACAFPSTAFGSSDFYIDDKSLFDSTFSKLKAVQSHIGFGYFNIISFDEVLKIARNSKIGAFNTAQINFMDFMFSEDPKKYGFYGRKTCDRLTSAINKKDIVKIPRTGHYLFKGLPYDVYTRLVKDVGDTLFLTSGVRSVPKQMYLYMNKIKNSSYNISKASFSLAPPAHSYHSIGDFDVGKHGFGALNFTEEFIKTDEFKKLIELEYVSIRYTKKNLDGVRFEPWHVQIN, from the coding sequence ATGGATAGACGTAAATTTATAAAAAATAGTTTAGGACTTTTAGGAGCATGTGCGTTTCCTAGCACGGCGTTTGGTAGTAGTGATTTTTATATAGACGATAAGTCGCTTTTTGATAGTACTTTTAGTAAATTAAAAGCCGTGCAGTCTCATATAGGATTTGGGTATTTTAATATAATTAGTTTTGATGAGGTATTAAAAATAGCTAGAAATTCAAAAATCGGTGCATTTAATACAGCTCAAATAAATTTTATGGACTTTATGTTTAGTGAGGATCCTAAAAAATATGGTTTTTACGGTAGGAAAACTTGCGATAGATTAACTAGCGCTATAAATAAAAAAGATATCGTTAAAATACCTAGAACAGGTCATTATCTATTTAAAGGATTGCCTTATGATGTATATACTAGACTTGTTAAAGATGTTGGAGATACGCTATTTCTCACAAGCGGCGTAAGAAGTGTGCCAAAACAGATGTATTTATATATGAATAAGATAAAAAATAGCAGTTATAATATATCAAAAGCTAGTTTTTCGCTAGCTCCTCCTGCTCATAGTTACCATAGTATTGGTGATTTTGATGTTGGAAAACACGGTTTTGGTGCGCTTAATTTCACCGAGGAGTTTATAAAAACAGATGAATTTAAAAAGCTTATTGAGTTAGAGTACGTATCTATAAGATATACGAAAAAAAATTTAGATGGAGTTAGATTTGAACCGTGGCATGTACAGATTAATTAG
- a CDS encoding menaquinone biosynthesis family protein, whose product MKNVSVAHSPDADDIFMYEAIKFGWIDSNILQFSNTPADIQTLNYEAIKGTYDVTAISFGLYPFIYEDYALLRTAVSFGEGYGPKLIKKKGVTLKPNFKVALSGEHTTNALIFKIAYPNARVVYKNFLDIENAVLSGEVDAGVLIHESILDFSSELCVEREIWDIWCELRGDDSLPLPLGGMALRRSLPITDAIECERVLTNAVEVANNNKKLLCKMLLERNLVRVDDKKLEIYLNLYANDNSISMSKIQIKAVDRLFELGYKHGFYGNLITSSPNLIPTEYLESRNA is encoded by the coding sequence TTGAAAAATGTAAGCGTAGCTCACTCTCCAGATGCCGATGATATTTTTATGTATGAAGCTATTAAATTCGGCTGGATTGATAGTAATATTTTGCAATTTTCAAATACCCCAGCCGATATACAAACGCTAAATTACGAAGCCATAAAAGGGACTTATGACGTGACTGCTATAAGTTTTGGTTTGTATCCGTTTATATATGAAGATTACGCTCTTTTACGTACTGCAGTGAGTTTTGGAGAGGGATATGGACCAAAATTAATTAAGAAAAAAGGCGTTACTTTAAAACCAAATTTCAAAGTCGCGCTTAGCGGTGAGCATACTACAAATGCGCTAATTTTTAAGATAGCTTATCCAAATGCTAGAGTTGTTTATAAAAACTTTTTAGATATAGAAAATGCGGTTTTAAGCGGTGAAGTCGATGCCGGAGTTCTTATACACGAAAGTATTTTGGATTTTAGTAGTGAGCTGTGCGTGGAGCGTGAAATTTGGGATATTTGGTGTGAGCTTAGAGGAGATGATTCATTGCCACTTCCTCTTGGGGGAATGGCACTTAGAAGGAGTTTGCCTATAACCGACGCTATAGAGTGTGAAAGAGTTCTTACAAATGCAGTTGAGGTTGCGAACAATAATAAAAAACTACTTTGTAAAATGCTTCTTGAGCGAAATTTGGTAAGAGTAGATGATAAAAAACTTGAAATATATCTGAATTTATACGCAAACGATAATTCGATAAGTATGAGTAAAATACAGATAAAAGCAGTCGATAGGCTTTTCGAGCTAGGTTATAAACATGGATTTTATGGAAATTTAATAACTTCTAGCCCTAATCTCATACCGACTGAATATTTAGAAAGTAGAAACGCTTAA
- a CDS encoding uracil-xanthine permease family protein, with protein MKNSSVYDGYHFRVSDALFGVQFLFVAFGALVLMPILTGLDVNVALFTAGIGTLIFQICTRKRVVPIFLASSFAFIAPIAFSIQEWGLPATMGGIVAAGLFYVVLSFIVRFKGQKFIYKLLPPVVVGPVIITIGLILSPSAVDMAMGKGASYSNEIALSIAGISLLSTIVAIIFTKGIFRLIPIIIGISVGYVVSIIYGVVDFSPIAKASWISMPNFTAPSFELNAILYMIPVAIAPTIEHIGNILAIGNVTKTDFIKDPGLKDTLLGDGLATSAAAFFGGPPNTTYSEVTGAVRLTKAFNPGIMTWTAITAILLAFVGKLGAFIATIPAAVIGGIMVLLFGIIASVGMETLIKHKVDLADPRNMIIVSLILVFAIGGMVFDFGAASFSGIGLGAIMGVILNLVLPKTDKFDGYDGY; from the coding sequence ATGAAAAATAGTAGCGTTTATGACGGCTATCATTTCAGAGTTAGCGATGCACTTTTTGGCGTACAATTTTTATTTGTAGCTTTTGGCGCTCTCGTACTTATGCCGATCCTAACCGGACTTGATGTGAATGTTGCGCTATTTACAGCCGGTATTGGTACTCTTATTTTTCAAATTTGCACTAGAAAACGTGTAGTTCCGATATTTTTAGCTTCGAGTTTTGCTTTTATAGCGCCTATAGCTTTTAGTATACAAGAGTGGGGACTACCAGCCACTATGGGCGGAATAGTCGCTGCCGGACTATTTTATGTAGTTCTTAGTTTTATAGTTAGATTTAAAGGTCAAAAATTTATATATAAACTTTTGCCTCCAGTGGTAGTTGGCCCGGTTATCATAACTATAGGTTTGATACTATCTCCAAGTGCGGTAGATATGGCTATGGGAAAAGGAGCTAGCTATTCAAATGAAATTGCTTTAAGCATAGCAGGAATTTCACTTTTATCTACCATCGTTGCGATAATATTTACTAAAGGTATTTTCAGACTTATACCTATAATAATAGGAATAAGCGTAGGATACGTAGTTTCTATTATTTATGGAGTTGTCGATTTTTCTCCTATAGCTAAAGCTAGTTGGATATCTATGCCAAATTTTACCGCTCCTAGTTTTGAGCTAAATGCGATACTTTATATGATACCAGTCGCGATAGCTCCCACCATAGAGCATATAGGAAATATTTTAGCCATAGGAAATGTTACGAAAACTGATTTTATAAAAGATCCCGGGCTTAAAGATACGCTTTTAGGAGATGGTTTAGCTACATCTGCAGCTGCATTTTTCGGAGGACCGCCCAATACGACTTATTCAGAAGTAACCGGAGCTGTGCGACTTACAAAAGCATTTAATCCAGGTATTATGACTTGGACTGCTATAACGGCTATACTTTTGGCTTTTGTGGGCAAATTAGGCGCGTTTATAGCGACTATTCCCGCTGCTGTTATAGGCGGTATAATGGTGCTTTTATTCGGTATTATAGCAAGCGTGGGAATGGAAACTCTTATCAAGCATAAAGTAGATTTGGCAGATCCTAGAAATATGATAATAGTATCTTTGATATTAGTTTTTGCTATAGGAGGAATGGTGTTTGATTTCGGTGCGGCTAGTTTTAGCGGAATAGGGCTTGGTGCAATTATGGGCGTGATTTTAAACTTAGTGCTTCCAAAAACAGATAAATTTGATGGATATGATGGATATTAA
- a CDS encoding 1-deoxy-D-xylulose-5-phosphate reductoisomerase, which yields MILLGSSGSIGKNVAFLAMKYGIKLDALACKTDYKELNSQISKFNPKFVYIEDNKLKNLVEHSRVFTSKDGIDKFLEACYDEFGSTVVINSLVGFSGLRPSLVSQKLGFKLALANKESLVAGGKFLDTKSINPIDSEHFGLKFLLKNRPAVKKMIITASGGAFYDMHINELEFVTAKSALKHPNWSMGAKITIDSATMANKLFEVLEAYHLYGIKDIDAFIERTSCIHALISFMDGSTTAHISRTDMKLAIAHAIGLEEKEILEPIDILSLKNISFNTINLKKYPIFTLKKDVLNNPDLGVIINAANEEMVYKFLNNEISFLDINRAVFKSLDKFGSVKIDDEDTVFEIDKKVREFCKGF from the coding sequence ATGATACTATTAGGCAGTAGCGGCAGCATAGGAAAAAATGTTGCTTTTTTGGCTATGAAGTATGGTATCAAACTAGATGCTTTAGCTTGTAAAACAGATTATAAAGAACTTAATAGCCAAATTTCTAAATTTAATCCTAAATTTGTTTATATAGAAGATAATAAATTAAAAAATCTTGTGGAGCATAGTAGAGTTTTTACTAGCAAAGATGGCATAGATAAATTTTTAGAAGCTTGTTATGATGAGTTTGGTTCTACCGTTGTTATCAACTCATTAGTGGGTTTTAGTGGGTTGAGACCGAGTTTAGTTTCTCAAAAACTTGGATTTAAGCTAGCTTTGGCAAATAAAGAGAGTTTAGTAGCAGGCGGTAAATTTTTAGACACAAAAAGTATTAATCCTATAGATAGTGAGCATTTTGGGCTTAAATTTTTGCTTAAAAATAGACCTGCTGTCAAAAAAATGATTATAACTGCGAGCGGCGGCGCATTTTATGATATGCACATAAACGAACTTGAGTTTGTAACTGCTAAAAGCGCTCTGAAACATCCAAATTGGAGCATGGGAGCAAAAATAACTATAGATAGTGCGACTATGGCAAACAAGCTATTTGAAGTGCTTGAAGCTTATCATTTATACGGTATTAAAGATATAGATGCTTTTATAGAGCGTACATCTTGTATTCATGCTCTTATAAGTTTTATGGACGGTTCTACTACTGCTCATATATCAAGAACCGATATGAAACTAGCCATTGCTCATGCAATAGGTCTTGAAGAGAAAGAAATCTTAGAACCTATTGATATTTTAAGCTTAAAAAATATTAGTTTCAATACTATAAATTTAAAAAAATACCCTATATTTACTCTAAAAAAAGATGTTTTAAATAATCCGGATTTAGGCGTTATCATAAATGCGGCAAATGAAGAGATGGTATATAAATTTTTAAATAACGAAATTTCGTTTTTAGATATCAATAGAGCTGTTTTTAAATCGCTTGATAAATTTGGAAGCGTTAAAATAGACGATGAAGATACTGTTTTTGAGATAGATAAAAAAGTCAGAGAGTTTTGTAAAGGATTTTAA
- a CDS encoding UDP-N-acetylmuramate dehydrogenase: protein MKIDFSKLSSVKIGGIFDVEIIDKIRDFDGVLIGGANNILISPNPPKMGILSSKFDYIKFENGILKVGGKTKTSTLFKFVQEHRLGGFEFIKKIPGTMGGLITMNAGLKEYEISQNLKNVTTNFGQILKNDCDFSYRHSSIKGVIYEASFEIVREFSDELSLFLNAKRTNQPKGASFGSCFTNPKGKYAGALLESVGLKGFRIGGCGFSEIHANFLINYGRGSFEDAVSLINLAKKRVLDEFGIELKSEVVIL from the coding sequence ATGAAAATAGATTTTTCAAAGCTTAGTTCAGTGAAAATCGGCGGTATTTTCGATGTGGAGATAATAGACAAAATACGTGATTTTGATGGAGTTTTGATAGGCGGAGCAAATAATATATTAATCTCGCCCAATCCTCCAAAAATGGGAATTTTAAGTTCTAAATTTGATTATATTAAATTTGAAAACGGTATTTTAAAAGTAGGTGGGAAAACCAAAACCTCCACTCTTTTTAAATTTGTTCAAGAGCATAGGCTCGGCGGATTTGAGTTTATAAAAAAAATTCCTGGAACAATGGGCGGCTTGATTACTATGAATGCCGGTCTGAAAGAGTATGAAATATCACAAAATTTAAAAAATGTAACTACGAATTTCGGTCAAATTTTAAAAAACGATTGCGATTTTAGCTACCGACACTCATCTATCAAAGGTGTTATTTACGAAGCTAGTTTTGAGATTGTGCGTGAGTTTAGCGATGAGCTGAGTTTGTTTTTGAACGCAAAAAGAACAAACCAGCCAAAAGGCGCTAGTTTTGGCTCTTGTTTTACAAATCCAAAAGGGAAATACGCCGGAGCTTTACTTGAAAGTGTTGGATTAAAAGGTTTTAGGATAGGCGGATGCGGATTTAGCGAGATTCATGCAAATTTTTTGATAAATTACGGCAGAGGAAGTTTTGAAGATGCCGTGAGTCTTATAAATTTAGCTAAAAAACGGGTTTTAGATGAGTTTGGAATAGAGTTAAAAAGCGAAGTTGTTATATTGTAG